DNA from Mycobacteriales bacterium:
GCGCCGCCGTCCACTGCGGACACTGTCCGGCGGGCAGCAGCAGCGGGTGGCGATCGGGGCGGCGCTGACCGCGCACCCGGCCGTCCTGGTGCTGGACGAGCCGACCTCGGCCCTGGACCCGACCGCGGCCGAGGACGTGCTGGCCGCGATCACCCGGCTCGTGCACGATCTCGGCACCACCGTCGTGGTCGCCGAGCACCGGCTGGAGCGGGTCGCGCAGTACGCGGACCGGCTGGTGCTGCTGACCGGCTCCGGTGCGGCCGTGTCCGGGTCGCCGGCGCTCGTGCTGGCCGACTCGCCGGTCGCGCCCCCGGTGGTGGAGCTGGGTCGGCTGGCCGGCTGGGACCCGCTGCCACTGTCGGTCCGCGACGCCCGTCGGCGGGCCGGCCCGCTGCGGACCGCCCTCGAGCCGGTGGTCCCTTCTGTCCCCCCTCCGGTGGCGGGCCCGTCCGCGCTTACGGCCAAGGCCGTCGTGGTCCGGTACGGACAGGTGATCGCCGTCCGCCAGGTCGACCTGGAGCTGACCGCGGGCGAGGTCGTCGCGCTGATGGGCCGCAACGGCTCGGGCAAGTCCTCGTTGTTGTGGGCGCTGCAGGGCGCCGGCCCCCGCGACGGCGGCACGGTCTCGGTCGGCGGGGTCGACCCGGGCGCGCTGCCCGCGCACCAGGCCCGCCGGCACGTCGGGCTGGTCCCGCAGACCCCGGCCGACCTGCTCTACCTGGACACCGTGGACGCCGAGTGTGCCCAGGCCGACGCGGAGTCCGCGGCGGCGGCCGGCGCCTGCCGCGCGCTGCTGGACCGGCTCGTCCCGGGGATCCCGGGCGAGCGGCACCCGCGCGACCTGTCCGAGGGGCAGCGGCTCGCGCTGGTGCTGGCGATCCAGCTCGCCGCCGCCCCGGCCGTGGTGCTGCTCGACGAGCCGACCCGGGGGCTGGACTACCCGGGCAAGGCCCAGCTGCGCGGGGTGGTGCGGTCGCTGGCGGAGGAGGGACGATCGGTGGTGCTGGCCACGCACGACGTCGAGTTCGTCGCGGCGGCGGCGGATCGGGTGGTGGTCATGGCCGAGGGCGAGGTGATCGCGGACGGCCGTACGGCCGAGGTGGTCGTCGCGTCGCCCGCGTTCGCGCCGCAGGTGGCCAAGATCCTGGCTCCGCAGCCGTGGCTGACCGTCGGGCAGGTCGCGGCGGCGCTGGCGGGGGCGTCGTGACGACCGCGCTGCCGGTCCGGGCCCGGTCCCGGCTGGTGCTCGCGCTGGCGTCGCTGGCCGGGCTGGCTGTCTTCTGCTGGCCGCTGGTCATCAAGCCCGGCGCCGGGGTCGGCGGGCAGAGCGCCGACGCCCCGCTGGTCTTCCTGCTGACCCTGCCGGTGCTGGTCGTCGTCGTGCTGGCCGAGGTGTCCTCCGGCGGCATCGACGCCAAGGCGCTGGCGCTGCTCGGGGTGCTGTCCGCGGTGAACGCGGCGCTGCGGCCGCTCGGCGCCGGCACCGCCG
Protein-coding regions in this window:
- a CDS encoding ATP-binding cassette domain-containing protein; protein product: MIDFDTVTVTYDGASEPVLRDFVLRVEEGELCLVAGRTGAGKSTVLGAINGLVPHFTGGRLAGRVTVAGLDTRTAPPRELAHLVGVVGQDPLAGFVTDTVEDELAYTMEQLAVPPAAMRKRVEETLDLLGIAELRRRPLRTLSGGQQQRVAIGAALTAHPAVLVLDEPTSALDPTAAEDVLAAITRLVHDLGTTVVVAEHRLERVAQYADRLVLLTGSGAAVSGSPALVLADSPVAPPVVELGRLAGWDPLPLSVRDARRRAGPLRTALEPVVPSVPPPVAGPSALTAKAVVVRYGQVIAVRQVDLELTAGEVVALMGRNGSGKSSLLWALQGAGPRDGGTVSVGGVDPGALPAHQARRHVGLVPQTPADLLYLDTVDAECAQADAESAAAAGACRALLDRLVPGIPGERHPRDLSEGQRLALVLAIQLAAAPAVVLLDEPTRGLDYPGKAQLRGVVRSLAEEGRSVVLATHDVEFVAAAADRVVVMAEGEVIADGRTAEVVVASPAFAPQVAKILAPQPWLTVGQVAAALAGAS